One genomic window of Solanum dulcamara chromosome 12, daSolDulc1.2, whole genome shotgun sequence includes the following:
- the LOC129875849 gene encoding uncharacterized protein LOC129875849 has protein sequence MESCLKSKSAPKLERKYVEKNRRNHMKNLCNQLHSILPSTHETRMGVSDQIDAAVNYIESLKMNLEKNKKHLEELKMGLKRAQSLNPTDEPGPTTKSPPQIEFHEMDPNMVMVLLTSLDNIATYNKIIQLCHEEGVEVVSTSFNLNGNSTLQMSHETKINRSSTMKFTATILCDKMKELIYGPSHGNDVESELHLWDYIIEFDALELLPTNMYSHMQNVCESGFSLDMETIEM, from the exons ATGGAAAGTTGTTTGAAGTCTAAATCAGCTCCAAAATTGGAAAGGAAATATGTGGAGAAAAATAGAAGGAATCATATGAAGAATCTATGTAATCAACTTCATTCCATTCTCCCTAGTACTCAT GAAACAAGAATGGGAGTGTCAGATCAAATAGATGCGGCAGTGAATTACATAGAGAGCTTGAAAATGAATTTggagaagaacaagaagcactTGGAAGAATTGAAAATGGGCCTAAAGAGGGCCCAATCACTCAATCCAACTGATGAGCCCGGCCCAACTACCAAGTCACCACCTCAGATTGAATTCCATGAAATGGACCCAAACATGGTCATGGTTTTACTAACTAGCCTAGATAATATAGCCACTTATAATAAAATCATTCAATTATGCCATGAGGAAGGTGTTGAAGTTGTGTCTACCAGCTTTAATCTCAATGGAAACTCTACACTGCAAATGTCTCATGAAACTAAG ATCAATAGAAGTTCAACAATGAAATTTACAGCTACAATTTTATGTGATAAGATGAAGGAGTTGATCTATGGACCATCTCATGGAAATGATGTGGAATCCGAATTACATTTATGGGACTATATAATTGAATTTGATGCATTGGAATTACTACCAACAAACATGTACAGTCACATGCAAAATGTTTGTGAAAGTGGTTTTTCATTGGACATGGAAACAATTGAGATGTAA